The genomic segment GTCTCGACCGCGTGCGCGGCCCGCCACAGCTTGATGTAGGCGTCGAGCGCGGCGCGGTCTTCGGGGGTTCCAGCATAACGGGTGGGCATCTCCCCGCCATGGTCGCGCGGGGAGGGTGGGAGCGCAAGGGCGGGTGGCTTCCGGGGTGGAATGACAGGAACACCCCTCTCCCCTCGGAGAGGGTTGTTTGACCCCTCTACCATGGGGAGACTCGTATGAGCTGCTTGCAGAGGGGCGCTGCGAAGCAGCGGGGTGAGGGGTCCCTTCCCCAGCCTCAGCCCCGTCCCGCCCGCACTTCCTCCGTCGCCAGCCGGATGCACGCCGCGAGGCCCTGCATCGCCACCCGGACCTCCTCCAGCGGGGGGCGCGTCGGCGCGAGGCGCAGGTTGCGCCCGGTGGGGTCCTGCCCGCCCGGATAGGTCGCCCCGGCGGGCGTGAGGCTGACCCCAGCCGCGTCCGCGAGTTCGACCACCCGCGCCGCGACGGGTTCGGCGGTGTCCAGGCTGATGAAGTACCCACCGCGCGGCACCCGCCACGTCGCGTACTCGCCCCCGGTGCCCAGTTCGGCCCGCAGCACCTCGTCCACCGCGTGGAACTTGGGGGCGATCAGCCCGGCGTGGGCCTGCATCAGCCCTTCGAGGCCGCCGGGGTAGCCCTCCAGAAACTTGACGTGCCGCGCCTGCTCGACCTTGTTGGGGCCGATGCTCTGGGCGTTGAGGTAGGTCGACAGCCACTTCACGTTGTCCTCGGAGGTGCCCACGAAGCCCAGCCCCGCGCTGGCGAAGGTGATCTTGGACGTGGACGCGAAGACGAAGGCGCGGTCGGGGTGTCCGGCGTCGCGGGCCAGCGTGACCAGATTGACCGGCTCGTCGCGCTCGGTATCGGAGAGGTGGTGCGCCCGGTAGGCGTCGTCCGCGAACACCGTGAAATCGGGAGCCGCCGCCTGCACGCCCATCAGCCGCCGCGCCTTGTCCGCGCTGATGCTCTCGCCGCCGGGGTTGGAATAGGTCGGCACGAACAGCACGCCCTTGACCGAGGGGTCCCCCGCCGCCAGCCGCTCGATGGCCTCCACGTCGGGGCCGTCGGGCTGCATGTCCACCGTCAGCATCTCGAAGCCGAGCGTCTCCAGCAACTGGAAATGGCGGTCGTAGCCGGGCACGGTCACGATCATCTTGGGCCGCCCATGAATCCAGCCGCCCTCGGAGCCGCGCAGCCCGTGCAGCAGCGCGAAGGTCAGCACCAGCCCCTGGAGTTCCAGGCTGGAGTTGTTCCACACGACCATGTTCTCGGCCTTGAGGTCGAGGTACCCGGCGAGCAGCGCCCGCACCGAGGGCAGCCCGGTGACCCCGCCGGGATAGTTCCGCAGGTCGAGGCCATCCATCCGGTAGTCGTTCTCGCCCAACGCGGTCAGGAGCCCGTTCGACAGATCGAAGTCGGCGTCCGAGGGCTGGCCGCGCTGCATGTTGAGCTTCAGGCCCCTGGCCCGGAAGGCGTCGTAGGCGGCGCGGGCCTGTTCCAATGCCGGGGAGGTGGCGTGCTTGGTCATGCCCCCACGTTACCCGCGCGGAGCAGGAGAGGGGAGGGGGTTGGTTAGGAGGCCGCCCCCGCGTAGGCCCGCCGGAGCCGCTCGGCCAGTGCCATGCTGCCCTCCGGCGTCAGAGGTCGCACGGGGGCGGGAACCGCGTAGTGCGCCGGGTAGTCGGGATCCGCGAAGGTCTGCCCGGCGAACTCTCTCGGCCCGCTGTAACGCGGAATGACATGCAGGTGGATATGGCGGTCCTGATTTTGCAGGAAGGCGTAATTGAAGTGCTCTGGCGCGAACAGCCCAGCTAGCGCCGCCGTCGCCCGGCCCATCACGGCGTGCAACTCGGCCCACTCCTCCGGGCGCAGATCGGGCACGGCCTCGGCATGACGGCGCAGCACCAGCATCAGCTTGCCGAGCAGGTTCTGGTTGCGGTTGAGGACAACCGTCCAGTGTTCTGCCTGCGCGATCACCGGGCCGAGCGTGGGCGAGCAGAGGACACAGGGCGTCGTCATACCGCACGTTACCCGCGCCAGAGCAGGCTTACACTGCCCTATGTCTCTCCGTTCCGCCCTGCGTCTGGTGCTGGCTGCTCTGCTCGGCGGCTTCGCGTTCCTGCTGGGCTGGACGGCCTTTCCTGTCGCGGAGAAGGGCGCGTCCTGGCGGACCTTTATCGTGGTCGCGGGAGGGGTCGTCGTGCTGGCCCTGACGCTGGGTTGGTTGGTCGCGCAGGGCTGAACTGGGCGCACACCTCCAACGATTTGCCCTATCCTGCGGCGGCTCTCCACGTTGGGGAGCTTTGCCCCCGCCCCCTCTTTTTCCGGTTCTGCCCAACAGGAGATTTCCAATGCAGTACGTCGTATCCCGCCCCCGCGTGGGCGTTTTTATCGATACCCAGAACCTCTATCACTCGGCCCGCGACCTGCTGGAGCGCACCGTCAACTTCGAGACGATCCTGCGCGAGGCTGTCGCCGGGCGCGAACTCGTCCACGCGATCTCCTACACCGTCGAGCGTGAGGGTGAGGCCACCGCGCGGCCCTTCATCTACAAGCTCTCGGCGCTGGGGTACAAGGTGCGCCGGATGAACCTGACCCTGCACCACGTCGCGCAGGACGGCCGCGCGATCTACGAGGGCAACTGGGACATGGGCATCGTGGCCGACATGGTGCGGCTGATGGACCACCTCGACGTGGTGGTGCTGGGCAGTGGCGACGGCGACTTCACCGACATCGTGGAGGTCTTGCAGGAGCGCGGCAAGCGGGTCGAGGTGATCGCCTTCCGCGAACACACGGCGCAGAAGCTGATCGACGCCGCCGACCGCTTCACCCACCTGCCCGACCTCGACGGGGCGCTGATGCCCGCCCGCCAGAAGAATGGAGCCAAAGCCAGCAGTGACGAGGCCTGACCCCGACGCCGTCCTCGCCCGGCTGCACTTCGACCTGCCCGAGTCGCGCATCGCCCAGACCGGGGCCGAACCGCGCGACGCCTCGCGGCTGATGGTGGTGGGCGAGAGCGTGGAGCATCACGTCTTCCGCGACTTGCCTGACCTGTTGCAGCCCGGCGACCTCCTCGTCTTCAACGAGAGCCGGGTGATTCCCGCGCGAGTGATGGCCCGCAAGCCGATCGTGAATGGCCTGGGTGGCGGCCAGATCGAAGTCTTGTTGCTCCGCGAGGAAGAGGCGAACGTCTGGTCCGCGTACCTCAAGCCTGCCAAACGCGCCGGGAACGAACTCTGGCTGGGCGAGCACCGGGCCGAGGTCGTCGGCGTGCTGGAGGACGGTGCCCGGCTGCTGCGGTTCGCGTACGACATCAAGCCGCATCTGGATGAGATCGGGCGGCTGCCGCTCCCGCCCTACATCGCGGCGGGCGACTCGGACGAGACGTGGCGCGAGCGGTACCAGACGGTCTACGCCCGCGAGCCGGGGAGCGTGGCGGCGCCGACGGCGGGCCTGCACTTCACGCCAGAGTTGCTGGAGCGGCTGGAGGCGCGGGGCATTGAGCGCGTGGCGGTGACCCTGCATGTCGGGGCGGGCACCTTCAAACCCATCACGGGTCCGGTGGCCGAGCACGTCATGCACGCCGAGCGCTACACCATCGGGCAGGCGACGGCGGATGCGATCAACCGGGCGAAGGCCGAGGGCCGCCGCGTCGTTGCGGTGGGGACCACCACCGTCCGCGCCCTGGAAAGCAGCGCGGCCCCAGACGGGACCGTGCGCCCCGGCGAAGGCGACACCCGCATCTTCATTACGCCGGGGACGCCGGTACGGGTACCCGACCTGCTGGTGACCAACCTGCACCTGCCCGGCTCGACGCTGCTGCTGCTGGTCGCTGCCTTTGCCGGGGAGGAGCGCATCCGGGCGGCGTATGACGCGGCGCTCGCCCAGGGATACCGCTTCTACTCGCTGGGCGACGCGATGCTTCTGGAAAACAGGGGCTAACCGGCCCCCTCCAGGCTCCGAATCAGCGTCACCGTCGCCGCCTCCCGCACAAAGCCCAGCCGCTCGTTGATGGCGAGCATGGGGCGGTTGCTGGGGTGGTTGCTGGTGCGCGAGTGGGTATAGCCCCGCGTTAGGGCCGCCCGCGCCGCCGCGAGCTTCAGGGCCAGTCCCAGCCCACACCCGCGCCACGCAGGAAGCACCCCGGTCAGGCCGTTGTGCAGGGTGCCGGGCCGGGCGGGGAGCGGCTGGGCCAGTTGGCTGGTGCCCACCCATTCGCCACTCGGGGCGACGGCCACGAACAGCCCTTCGCGCGGGGTGTCCTTCCCGAACCGCCGCTGCCACACCTCGAAGGGCCAGGGTTCGATACGCCGGGCGCTGGGCACGTCCGCCAGCAGGGCGATGGTCAGCTCGTAGTAGTGCCGCTGCTGCGCCTCGTCCCAGGGGCCGAGGTCGGTCAGGGGGAGGAGGCGGAACCCGGCCTCCCGCACCCGCGCCTCCTCGCCGGCAAAGGCGGCGAAGTCCAGCATCCGCAGGTCGAGGGTGGAGGGCCACATCCGGTCGTGTTCCCCCCACCCCCGCGCGAGCAGAAAGGGGAGGTCGGGGGTGTCCTCCCGCACGCGGGTGACGGCGGTCTGCGCTCCCGCCGCCGTGACGGTCGCCAGCGCTTCGGTCCAGAGTGCCTCCCGCAAGCTGTCCTCCGGGCGCAGGGTGTGGACAACGAGCTGGAGCCAACCCTCGAAGCTGTCCATGCGGGGCAACTCGGTTTCCAGGGCGCCCACGACCTCCCCGCCCTCCCACGCCAGGCGCCGGGTGTGGTGCTCGCCGGGGGCACGAGCCGCGTCGAGACGCTGCAAGTCGGCGGCGGAAATCGGCGCGTCGGGGGTCGCGGCATTGACGGCGGCGGCAAAGCCCTCCGCGTCGGTGGGCTGAAAGGTGAGTTGGGCGGGCGGGGCGGCGCGTTCCATAGGGCAGAACAGCACAGGTTGCGGGTGGCGGGATATCCGCCGTTTGGCGCAGTGCTCCCCCGGCAGGGCTGCCTATACTCAGGGCCATGACGCAAGCGCCCACCGCGCCCGTTCAGAGCGACAACCCGCTGCTGAACGTCGGCTTCCGCATTCCCTTCGACCAGATTCGCCCCGAGCACGCCGAACCCGCCGTGGACACGCTGCTCGCGCAGACGCAGGAGCGCCTCGACACGCTGGCGCGGGCGGGCGAGCGCGATTACGCGGACTTCATGGCGGACCTCGACACGCTGACCGAGCAGCTCGACACCGTGCGCGTGATCGTGGGCCACCTCGACAGCGTGGTGACCAGCCCCGAGTGGCAGGCCGCCAAGCGGGCGATTCTGCCCAAGGTGACCGAGTTCTACACCAACCTCAGCCTGCATCCGGGACTGTGGACGGCGCTGAAGGGCTTTGCCGAAACGGAAGCGGGGCGCGGCCTCGACCCCGTGCGGGCGCGTCACCTGAAACTCACCATCGATGAGTTCCGCCGTCAGGGGGCCGACCTGCCCGAGGCGGAAAAGGCCCGGCTGCTGGAAGTCAACACCCGGCTGGCGCAGATCACCAACGACTTTTCCAAGAACGTGCTGGACGCGACCGCCGCCTTCGAGCTGTACGTGCCTGCCGAGCGGCTGGCCGGAGTGCCCGAGCGCGTGCGGGAAGCGACCCGGCTGGAGGCCGAGAAGCACGGCCAGGAGGGTCACCGCCTGACCCTGCACCTGCCCACCCTGGAGCCCATCTTGACCTACGCCGACGACCGCGAGCTGCGCCGCGAGCTGTGGCTGGCGCAAAACTCGGTGGGCACGCAGGAGGGCCGCGACAACCGTCCGCTGGTGGGCGAGATTCTGCGGCTGCGGCGCGAGCAGGCCCGGCTCCTGGGCTTCGGCGACTTCGCCGACTACGTGCTCGAAGACCGCATGGCGGGCGGCGGCGAACGCGCCCTGACCTTCGAGCGCGACATGGAGGCCCGCGTGCGGCCCTTCTACGAGCGCGAGAACGCCGAGCTGGAAGCCTTCTACCGTGAGCAGGTGGGAAGTGACGCTCCGGCCCTGGAAGCCTGGGACATGGGCTACTGGGCCGAAAAGCAGCGGCAGGCCAAGTACGCCTTCGACGAGGAGGCGCTGCGTCCCTACTTTGCGATGGACAGCGTCCTCTCCGGACTCTTCGAGATCTGCCGCCGCGTCTTCGGCATCACGGTGACCGAGGCCCAGGCTCCCGGCTGGCACCCCGAGGTGCGCTACTACGACATCCGCGACGAGGCGGGCACGCACCTCGCTTCCTTCTACACCGACTGGTTCCCCCGCGACACCAAGCGGGCGGGCGCGTGGATGAACGCCTTCCTGACCGGCGGCCCGCGCGAGGACGGCGTCGAGCCGCACCTCGGTCTGATGTGCGGCAACATGACGGCGCCCTCGGGCGACACCCCCGCACTGCTCTCGGTGCGCGAGGTCGAAACCGTCTTCCACGAGTTCGGCCACCTGCTGCACCACGCGATGTCGAACGTGGAGGTCCGCTCGCTCAGCGGCACCCGCGTCGCCTGGGACTTCGTGGAGCTGCCCTCGCAGATCATGGAGAACTGGGTGCTGGAGCGCGAGGCCCTGGACCTCTTCGCCCTCCACTGGCAGACCGGGGAGCGGTTGCCGGACGACCTGTTCGAGAAGCTGGTCGCTGCCCGCAACTACAGCGCGGCGAACGCCACCATGCGCCAGCTTTCCTTCGGCACGGTGGACCTGGAGCTGCACGTCACCTTCGACGCCGATGCGGCGGGGGCCGATCCGGTCACCTTCGCCCGCGACATCATGGCCCGGTTCTACCCCTACGCGCTGCCGGGGGACTACGCCCGCATCGCGCAGTTTGGGCACCTGTTTTCCAGCCCGGTCGGGTACGGGGCGGGGTACTACTCCTATAAGTGGGCGGAAGTGCTCGACGCCGACGCCTTTAGCCGTTTCGCGCAGGAAGGCATCTTCAACCGCGAAACGGGGCGGGCCTACGTGGACACGATTCTGAGCAAGGGCAACAGCAAGGACGCCGCCGAACTGTACCGCGACTTCATGGGGCGCGACCCGGATGCGGAGGCGCTGCTGCGGCGGAGTGGGCTTGTAGAGGCCTAGACGTAGCTCTTGGCTTTGGGCCTCTGCCTTCGGGTGGGGGCCGGTTTTTTTGATTGCGGTTTGCCCCCACCCCCAGCCCCCTACCCCCGAGGGGGCAGGGGGAGCAGCGCTGCGCTCGGCAAAGGTCGTCCCCCCATCGGTGTTTCCGCTTGCCCCGGTTCCGTTTCCCCCTCCACGCCATCCTTTCGCCCAACGCAATGCCTCGGCGCTGACGCGCCGAACGGCTCGGCTGCCTGGAACGTGGGCTTGATAGGTGGGGACGCTTCGGGCGGCTGACACAGGGAAAGACAGCTTTAGCAAGAGCAGGTTAGTGTCTGCTCCCTCCCTCCTTGTGGGGGAGGGCTGGGGAGGGGGGTGGCAAGCAACGCTTGCCCTTTCTGGCGGCTGACCATTCCCCCTCGTCCCTCCCCCCGCCCATGCCCTACCATCTCCCCGTGATCCTCGACTGGCGCGAACACGCCTCCGCGCGGCGGGCGCGGCCTCCGCAGGTGCGCGGTGCGGTGGCGCGGCCCCGGCTGCTCGCGCTGCTGAACTCGGCGCGGGTGCTCAGTGTGGTGGCCCCGGCGGGCTACGGCAAGACGACGGCGCTCGCGGCGCATCTGCCCGAACTGGGGCGCTCGGCGTGGCTCACGCTGGATGTAGACGACGCCGACCCGCAGGTCTTCGTGGCGGGGCTGGCGGTGGCGGTCGCCGGGCTGCCGGGCGGCGAGGGGCCGGGGGCGCTGCTGGACGCGGGGGCCACGCCCCGCCGGGTGGCCGCGCGGGTGGCCGACGTGCTGGACGCGGCGGGGGCGCTGCTCGTGCTGGACGAGGCCGGGCACCTCGCCGGGCCGCTGGCGGGGGACGTGCTGCGGGAACTGCTGGGGGGGCGGGTGGCGCTGCTGTCGCGGTTGCCGCTGGAGCACCCGGCCCTGACCCGGCTGGAGGCGGAGGGCGAACTGCGCCGCCTCAGCGCCCCCGACCTCGCCTTTACCCGGCAGGAACTGGGAGCGCTGCTCGCCGCGCAGGGGGTCGTGGCGAGCGCGGAGGAGGTGCGGCTGGCGCACACCCTGACCGAAGGGTGGCCCATCGCGGCCCGCTTTCTGGCGCAGGCGGCGGCGCAGGGGCGGGTGCCCCTCTCGGCGCTGGCGGAGCTGGACGGCGGCGAGGCGCAACTGGCGACCCTCTTCACCTACCTCGCGCAGGAGGTGCTGGGGCCGCTGGACCCCGCGCTGCGGGCGCTGCTGACGCGCGGCAGCGTCTTCGAGGAACTCTCGCCGGGGCTGCTGGAAGCCGTGCTGGACGTGCGCGAGGCCGCCACCCTGCTGGGGGCGCTGGAGCGGGGTGGCACCTTCCTGACCCGCACGGGCGAGACGTACCGTGCGCATCCCCTGTTGCGGGCGCACCTGCGCGGCCTGCTCTCGCCCGGCGAGGCGCGGGAGGTCGCCGCGCGGGGGGCCGACTACTTCGAGCGCACCGGGCGGCCCCGGCGGGCGCTGGCGGCGCACCTTCAGGCGGGGAACACGGCGCGGGCGGCCGAACTGCTCGCCCACTTCGGCGGGCGCTGGCTGGAACAGGGACGGGTCACGCTGGTGGGCCGCAGTCTGGCGCGGTTGCCGGGGGAGGCGTGGACGCCTGCCCTTTACGCCTTGAGCGGTGACGCCCGGCGGCTCTCCTCCCGCTACGCCGAAGCGCTGGCCGCCTACGCGCAGGCGGACCCCCTCGCGCGGGCGCTGGGGGAGGCGCAGGTGGCGCTGGACACCGTGCAGCCCGACCACGCCTGGGCCGCGCTGGACACGGCGGCGGCCCTCGCCCCGGACGAGGACACCCAGGCCCGGATCGCCCGGATGCGGGCCGAGAACCACCTCAACGCGGGTGACCTCGCGCGGGCGCTGGAGCTGGCCCCGGCCCTGGCGCGGGGGCACGCTACGCTCTGCGCTCCGGTGACCTGGGGCGGGCGCTGGACCTCGCGCTGGAGGCCGCGCGGGGCGAGGCGGGCGGGGCGCGGGCCGCGCAGAACCACCGCGAGGGGCTGCTGCTCGCCTCCTTCCTGCACGCCGCGCTGGGCGAGCCGGGGGAGGCCACCCGCCGTGCCCGCGAGGGCCTGGCGGAGGGCGAGCGTCTGGAAAGCCGCTTCGTGCAGTCCCTCGCGCAGGCCCGGCTGGGGCACGCGGAGGCCATCGCCGGGCGGGAGGACGCGGCGCGGGCGGCGTACACGGCGGCCCTGGCCCTCGCGCAGGACGTGGTGCCCCGCTTGCAGGTGGAGCCCCGCCTCGGCCTGGCTTATCTGGAAGGCCGTGCCGGGAACGTGACCGAGGCCGGAGCACACGAGGCGGCGGCGCTCGCCAGCGTCGGCGGCGACCGCTACGTGGTGGGGCTGACCCGGCTGGTGGCGGCGCTGGGGCGGTGGCAGGGGGGAGACGCGGTGGGGGCGCGGCCCGGCCTGGAGGCGGCCCACGCGACCTTCACGGCCTGCGGGGACCGCTTCGGGGCGGGGGCGGCGGCCCTGGCTCGGTACGCGGCGACCGGGGAGGGCGCGGTGGAGGCGGCGGGCGCGGTCGCCCACTTCCCCTTCCTGCTCGCGCGGCGTTCGCTGGTGTCCCCGGTACCTGGGCGGGCAGGCCGCGCGGCGTTGCTGGCCCGGCTGGGGGCGGCGGTCCCGGAGCGGCAAAACGAGTTGCGCCCCGTGGCACGGGCACTGGGCTACCCCGACCTTCCCAGCCCGGACGCGCTGCCCGGCGTGGACGTACGGGTGCAGGTGCTCGGCCGGGTGGCGGTCACCCGCGATGGTGGCCCCGCCCGCGAGTGGGGCCGCGCCCGCGCCCGCGACCTGCTCGCGCTGCTGGCGGTGTCGCCGGGTGGCCTGCCCCGCGAGGCCGCGCAGGAAGCCCTCTTTCCCGACGCCGACCCGCAGGTGGGCGAGCGCAACTTCCGGGTGACCCTGCACGCGCTGGGGCAGGTGCTGGAGGAGGGCGTGGCGAGCGGCACCTTCCTGGAACGCGGCGACTGGCTGCGGCTGCAACCCGGCCCCGACCTGACGGTGGACCTGCACGGGGCGCGGGCCTGGCTGGACGCTTCCCCCGGCACGCCTGGCCGCGCGGGGTCGCTCCTCGCCCTCCCCGGCGAGCTGGCGGGCAGCGACCTCGACGCGGTGCAGGCCGAGGCCGAACGCTACGCCGCCCGCCTCCCCGAAGCCCTGGGCGAGGAAGCCGAGGTCACGCTGCGGGCCGGAACGCCGGACCTCGCCGCGCGGCTGGCCGAACGTGCGCTGACCCTCGACCCCGCCTTTGAGCCCGCCGCCCGTGCGCTGATGCGGGCGCACCATGCCCGCGCCCACCCCGCCGCCGCCGCCCGGACGTATGCGGCCCTGGGCGCGGCGCTGGCCGAGCTGGGCCTCAGCCCGCTGCCCGAGACGGCGGCGCTGCACCGGGCGCTGACGGGGCAGGATCACTGAGGGCGCTGACTACAGCCTCAAGCTCGCCGTGGCCTCCGGCGCGGTTGCCGCCCGCTCCACCGTGTCCAGCGCCGCCCGGAGGTGGCGGTAGACCTCGCGCAGTTGTCCCACGTCCTGTGGGAGTCCAGTTCGCAGGGCGTCGAGCGCCCCCAGCACGTGGGCCGCGCCCGGCGTGCGTTCCTCTTCAGGCAACGCCCACTCGGGGAGCCGGGGCGGGTCGAGGGGAGCGCGGCGGCCCTCATCCCAGGCGACCCAGGTGCGGGGCAGGTCGTAGAGGTAGCGCCCCACCCCGAAATGCACCGCGCAGCGCTTCAGGGCGTCCGAGGCGGCGGCCTTGAGGGTTCCGGCCTCACCCTCGTCTGCTTCGCCCACGTCACTGCGGGTCAGGCCCAGCACGGTCAGGCGGCCACGGGCGGTGGGCGGCTGGCCCGGCTGCCCCGGAGAGAGCTTCACGTCGAAACTCCACTCGCCCGCACACACGTCGTCCAGCCGTTCCATCACCGTGCGGGCGTCCACGAACGCCACCATCAGCGCCGAGGAACGGTCCCGGCTGACTGTCTGGGGCTTCCAGGCGACCCGCGCCGCCGGAAAGGGGGCCGCGAGACGATCTTTCACCTGGGCATACGTCACGTCCATACCCTAAACCATACCCTCTTTTTCGATATGGACAGAAGCAGGCGCACTGCAACGCCCCCGTGACGCCCTCCCACTACACTCCGCGCATGACCCCTCAGGAATCCCGCGTCGCCCTCGTCACGGGCGGCACCAGCGGCATCGGCCTCGCCATCGCCCGGCGGCTTCACTCGGACGGCCTGCGCGTGGCCGTCCTCGACCTCGACCGCCCGCAGGCCCGCGAGGTGGCGCAGGAGTACGGCCTGACCTTCATCGGGGCCGACCTCTCCCGCCGGGCCGACTGCCGCCGCGCGGTGAACGAGACGGTGGCGGCGCTGGGCGGCCTGGATGTGCTCGTGAACAACGCGGGCTTTCAGCACATCGACCCCATCCCCGACTTTCCCGAAGACACCTGGGACGCCATGCTGCACGTGATGCTCACGGCGCCCTTCCTGCTCAGCAAGTACGCCTGGGCACACCTCACGCGCTCCGGCCAGGGCCGCATCGTGAACGTGGCGAGCATCCACGGGCACGTCGCCAGCCCCTTCAAGAGCGCGTATATCAGCGCCAAGCACGGCGTGATCGGCTTCACGCGCACGGCGGCGCTGGAGGCGGGCGAGCAGGGCCTCACCGTGAATGCGATCTGCCCCGGTTATGTCCGCACGCCCCTGGTCGAGGGCCAGATCGCGGACCAGGCCCGCACGCGTGGCCTCAGCCCCGAGGAGGTCGAGCAGAAGGTGATGCTGGAACCCGCCGCCATCAAGCGGCTGCTGGAGCCGGAGGACATCGCGGCCCTCGCCAGCTACGTCGTCAGCCCCGCCGCGTGGGGAATGACGGGCGCGGTGCTGGACCTCGATCTGGGGTGGACGGCGCGGTAACCCGCCCTACTTCGGCTGGCTGCTCAGCACCACCACATACGCCGTTCCGCGCGACCCCTGCACCACGGCCGCTCCCGCGTGCGTGTAGCGGGCGTCGGTCAGGATCGCGCAGTGCAGCGGCGAGGCGAGCCACCAGTTCAGCGCCGACTGCGGACCCGTCCCCATGTAGATGATCTCGGTCACGCTGACCGCCTGCACGCCCACGCTGGCCGCCCGGATGCGCGGGGTGGTGCCCCCAGCTCCCGCGTGCGTGACCCCCGCGCGGCTGCTCATGTAGCCCGCCTGGTTCCGCGCGGCGAGGGCATGGGCAGAACTGGGCATCAGCGGCGCCGCGACGGGCCGCCGTCCGCTGGCCGGACAGGTGACACCCTGTGCCCTCGCTGCGTTCAGCCCCGCCAGCACCTGCGCCTCGGCGGGCGACTGCGCTACTGCGGAAAAGGAAGCCAGCGCCGCGAGCATCCCCGCCGCAATCGTGAGTTGGGCACGAAGCATGATGGCGGCAGCATAAGGACTGACTTCAGGCTGAGAAGTGAAACGGGGTGCAGACAGGGAGGGGATGGGGATGGTAAGAGGCGAAAGCGTGCAGCCCCTGCCCCCTCACAACCCCAGCAGCGCCCCCACCACCGCCGCTCCCAGCACCACCACCGCGCTGTTCACCCGCGTCCGCCAGAGCAGCAGAAACGCGCCGACCGCCACCGCCACTCCTGCCCACGACGTGATGCTGGTCTGCCCCAGCACCAGCGCTCCTGCCAGCACCACCCCGCCCCCGAAGGGCAGGAGCGCCTGCCGAAACGCGACCACCCACGGATTGGCCCGGTGCCGCTCCCACGCGAGGGCCGCGACCGCCCCGATCAAGGCCGTCGGCCCGTAGAACCCCAGGGTGGCGACGAGTGCCCCGGCGAGGCCAGCGGCAGCGTACCCGTAGTGGGTGACCGCCAGCGTGTTCGGCCCCGGCATGAGCTGCCCCAGCGCGAAGCCATTCGCCAGCGTGCCCGCGTCAATCCAGCCCCGCTC from the Deinococcus sp. NW-56 genome contains:
- a CDS encoding M3 family metallopeptidase, which codes for MTQAPTAPVQSDNPLLNVGFRIPFDQIRPEHAEPAVDTLLAQTQERLDTLARAGERDYADFMADLDTLTEQLDTVRVIVGHLDSVVTSPEWQAAKRAILPKVTEFYTNLSLHPGLWTALKGFAETEAGRGLDPVRARHLKLTIDEFRRQGADLPEAEKARLLEVNTRLAQITNDFSKNVLDATAAFELYVPAERLAGVPERVREATRLEAEKHGQEGHRLTLHLPTLEPILTYADDRELRRELWLAQNSVGTQEGRDNRPLVGEILRLRREQARLLGFGDFADYVLEDRMAGGGERALTFERDMEARVRPFYERENAELEAFYREQVGSDAPALEAWDMGYWAEKQRQAKYAFDEEALRPYFAMDSVLSGLFEICRRVFGITVTEAQAPGWHPEVRYYDIRDEAGTHLASFYTDWFPRDTKRAGAWMNAFLTGGPREDGVEPHLGLMCGNMTAPSGDTPALLSVREVETVFHEFGHLLHHAMSNVEVRSLSGTRVAWDFVELPSQIMENWVLEREALDLFALHWQTGERLPDDLFEKLVAARNYSAANATMRQLSFGTVDLELHVTFDADAAGADPVTFARDIMARFYPYALPGDYARIAQFGHLFSSPVGYGAGYYSYKWAEVLDADAFSRFAQEGIFNRETGRAYVDTILSKGNSKDAAELYRDFMGRDPDAEALLRRSGLVEA
- a CDS encoding aminopeptidase encodes the protein MTKHATSPALEQARAAYDAFRARGLKLNMQRGQPSDADFDLSNGLLTALGENDYRMDGLDLRNYPGGVTGLPSVRALLAGYLDLKAENMVVWNNSSLELQGLVLTFALLHGLRGSEGGWIHGRPKMIVTVPGYDRHFQLLETLGFEMLTVDMQPDGPDVEAIERLAAGDPSVKGVLFVPTYSNPGGESISADKARRLMGVQAAAPDFTVFADDAYRAHHLSDTERDEPVNLVTLARDAGHPDRAFVFASTSKITFASAGLGFVGTSEDNVKWLSTYLNAQSIGPNKVEQARHVKFLEGYPGGLEGLMQAHAGLIAPKFHAVDEVLRAELGTGGEYATWRVPRGGYFISLDTAEPVAARVVELADAAGVSLTPAGATYPGGQDPTGRNLRLAPTRPPLEEVRVAMQGLAACIRLATEEVRAGRG
- a CDS encoding GNAT family N-acetyltransferase, with product MERAAPPAQLTFQPTDAEGFAAAVNAATPDAPISAADLQRLDAARAPGEHHTRRLAWEGGEVVGALETELPRMDSFEGWLQLVVHTLRPEDSLREALWTEALATVTAAGAQTAVTRVREDTPDLPFLLARGWGEHDRMWPSTLDLRMLDFAAFAGEEARVREAGFRLLPLTDLGPWDEAQQRHYYELTIALLADVPSARRIEPWPFEVWQRRFGKDTPREGLFVAVAPSGEWVGTSQLAQPLPARPGTLHNGLTGVLPAWRGCGLGLALKLAAARAALTRGYTHSRTSNHPSNRPMLAINERLGFVREAATVTLIRSLEGAG
- a CDS encoding HIT family protein; its protein translation is MTTPCVLCSPTLGPVIAQAEHWTVVLNRNQNLLGKLMLVLRRHAEAVPDLRPEEWAELHAVMGRATAALAGLFAPEHFNYAFLQNQDRHIHLHVIPRYSGPREFAGQTFADPDYPAHYAVPAPVRPLTPEGSMALAERLRRAYAGAAS
- a CDS encoding Rad52/Rad22 family DNA repair protein; translation: MTYAQVKDRLAAPFPAARVAWKPQTVSRDRSSALMVAFVDARTVMERLDDVCAGEWSFDVKLSPGQPGQPPTARGRLTVLGLTRSDVGEADEGEAGTLKAAASDALKRCAVHFGVGRYLYDLPRTWVAWDEGRRAPLDPPRLPEWALPEEERTPGAAHVLGALDALRTGLPQDVGQLREVYRHLRAALDTVERAATAPEATASLRL
- the queA gene encoding tRNA preQ1(34) S-adenosylmethionine ribosyltransferase-isomerase QueA, whose protein sequence is MEPKPAVTRPDPDAVLARLHFDLPESRIAQTGAEPRDASRLMVVGESVEHHVFRDLPDLLQPGDLLVFNESRVIPARVMARKPIVNGLGGGQIEVLLLREEEANVWSAYLKPAKRAGNELWLGEHRAEVVGVLEDGARLLRFAYDIKPHLDEIGRLPLPPYIAAGDSDETWRERYQTVYAREPGSVAAPTAGLHFTPELLERLEARGIERVAVTLHVGAGTFKPITGPVAEHVMHAERYTIGQATADAINRAKAEGRRVVAVGTTTVRALESSAAPDGTVRPGEGDTRIFITPGTPVRVPDLLVTNLHLPGSTLLLLVAAFAGEERIRAAYDAALAQGYRFYSLGDAMLLENRG
- a CDS encoding NYN domain-containing protein, with the protein product MQYVVSRPRVGVFIDTQNLYHSARDLLERTVNFETILREAVAGRELVHAISYTVEREGEATARPFIYKLSALGYKVRRMNLTLHHVAQDGRAIYEGNWDMGIVADMVRLMDHLDVVVLGSGDGDFTDIVEVLQERGKRVEVIAFREHTAQKLIDAADRFTHLPDLDGALMPARQKNGAKASSDEA
- a CDS encoding BTAD domain-containing putative transcriptional regulator codes for the protein MQAEAERYAARLPEALGEEAEVTLRAGTPDLAARLAERALTLDPAFEPAARALMRAHHARAHPAAAARTYAALGAALAELGLSPLPETAALHRALTGQDH